A window of the Apodemus sylvaticus chromosome 15, mApoSyl1.1, whole genome shotgun sequence genome harbors these coding sequences:
- the Ripk4 gene encoding receptor-interacting serine/threonine-protein kinase 4, whose protein sequence is MEGEGRGRWALGLLRTFDAGEFAGWEKVGSGGFGQVYKVRHVHWKTWLAIKCSPSLHVDDRERMELLEEAKKMEMAKFRYILPVYGICQEPVGLVMEYMETGSLEKLLASEPLPWDLRFRIVHETAVGMNFLHCMSPPLLHLDLKPANILLDAHYHVKISDFGLAKCNGMSHSHDLSMDGLFGTIAYLPPERIREKNRLFDTKHDVYSFAIVIWGVLTQKKPFADEKNILHIMVKVVKGHRPELPPICRPRPRACASLIGLMQRCWHADPQMRPTFQEITSETEDLCEKPDEEVKDLAHEPGEKSSLEPKSEARPESSRLKRASAPPFDNDCSLSELLSQLDSGISQTLEGPEELSRSSSECKLPSSSSGKRLSGVSSVDSAFSSRGSLSLSFEREASTGDLGPTDVQKKKLVDAIISGDTSKLMKILQPQDVDLVLDGSASLLHLAVEAGQEECVKWLLLNNANPNLTNRKGSTPLHMAVERRGRGIVELLLARKTSVNAKDEDQWTALHFAAQNGDEASTRLLLEKNASVNEVDFEGRTPMHVACQHGQENIVRTLLRRGVDVGLQGKDAWLPLHYAAWQGHLPIVKLLAKQPGVSVNAQTLDGRTPLHLAAQRGHYRVARILIDLCSDINICSQQAQTPLHVAAETGHTSTARLLLHRGAGKEALTSEGYTALHLAARNGHLATVKLLIEEKADVLARGPLNQTALHLAAARGHSEVVEELVSADLIDLSDEQGLSALHLAAQGRHSQTVETLLKHGAHINLQSLKFQGGQSSAATLLRRSKT, encoded by the exons GGAACGCATGGAACTTCTGGAGGAAGCTAAGAAGATGGAGATGGCCAAGTTCCGCTACATTCTACCTGTGTATGGCATATGCCAGGAACCTGTTGGCTTGGTCATGGAGTAcatggagacaggctctctggAGAAGCTGTTGGCCTCAGAGCCATTGCCTTGGGACCTGCGCTTCCGCATCGTGCATGAGACAGCTGTGGGCATGAACTTCCTGCATTGCATGTCTCCGCCACTACTGCACCTAGACCTGAAGCCAGCGAACATCCTGCTGGATGCCCACTACCATGTCAAG ATCTCTGACTTTGGGCTGGCCAAGTGCAATGGCATGTCCCACTCTCATGACCTCAGCATGGATGGCCTGTTTGGCACAATTGCCTACCTCCCTCCAGAGCGGATTCGTGAGAAGAACCGGTTATTTGACACCAAACATGATGTATACAG CTTCGCCATCGTGATCTGGGGCGTGCTTACACAGAAGAAGCCATTTGCAG ATGAGAAGAACATCCTACACATCATGGTGAAAGTGGTGAAGGGCCACCGCCCAGAGCTGCCACCCATCTGCAGACCCCGGCCACGTGCCTGTGCCAGCCTGATAGGGCTCATGCAACGGTGCTGGCATGCAGACCCACAGATGCGGCCCACTTTCCAAG AAATTACCTCTGAAACCGAAGACCTTTGCGAAAAACCTGATGAGGAGGTGAAAGACCTGGCTCATGAGCCAGGTGAGAAAAGTTCTCTAGAGCCCAAGAGTGAG GCCAGGCCTGAGTCCTCACGCCTCAAACGTGCCTCTGCTCCCCCCTTCGATAATGACTGCAGTCTCTCTGAGTTGCTGTCACAGTTGGACTCTGGGATCTCCCAGACTCTTGAAGGCCCTGAGGAGCTCAGCCGAAGTTCCTCTGAATGCAAGCTCCCATCATCCAGCAGTGGCAAGAGGCTCTCGGGGGTGTCCTCGGTGGACTCAGccttttcttccagaggatcgCTGTCACTGTCATTTGAGCGGGAAGCATCTACAGGCG ATCTGGGCCCCACAGACGTCCAGAAGAAGAAGCTAGTGGATGCCATCATATCAGGAGACACCAGCAAACTGATGAAGATCCTACAACCCCAAGATGTGGATTTGGTTCTGGACGGCAGTGCCAGCCTGTTGCACCTGGCTGTGGAGGCTGGACAGGAGGAGTGTGTCAAGTGGCTGCTGCTTAACAATGCCAACCCCAACCTGACCAACAGGAAGGGCTCTACACCACTGCATATGGCTGTGGAGCGGAGGGGGCGTGGAATTGTGGAGCTACTGCTAGCCCGGAAGACCAGTGTCAATGCCAAGGATGAAGACCAGTGGACTGCCCTGCACTTTGCAGCCCAGAATGGGGATGAGGCCAGCACAAGGCTGCTACTAGAGAAGAATGCTTCTGTCAACGAGGTGGACTTTGAGGGCCGAACACCCATGCACGTAGCCTGCCAGCACGGACAAGAGAACATTGTGCGTACCCTACTCCGCCGTGGTGTTGATGTGGGTCTGCAGGGAAAGGATGCCTGGTTGCCTCTGCACTATGCTGCCTGGCAGGGCCACTTGCCCATTGTTAAGCTGCTAGCCAAGCAGCCTGGGGTGAGTGTCAATGCCCAGACACTAGATGGGAGGACACCCCTACACCTGGCTGCTCAGAGGGGGCATTACCGTGTGGCTCGCATTCTCATCGACCTGTGCTCTGACATTAACATCTGCAGCCAGCAGGCACAGACACCTCTGCATGTTGCCGCAGAGACTGGACACACTAGTACTGCCAGGCTACTCTTGCATCGTGGTGCTGGCAAGGAGGCTTTGACCTCAGAGGGCTATACTGCCCTGCACCTGGCAGCCCGGAATGGACACCTGGCTACTGTCAAGCTGCTCATAGAGGAAAAGGCTGATGTGCTGGCTCGGGGCCCCCTGAATCAGACAGCACTGCACCTGGCTGCTGCCCGTGGACACTCAGAAGTGGTCGAAGAGCTGGTCAGTGCTGATCTCATTGACCTATCTGATGAGCAGGGCCTCAGTGCACTGCACCTGGCTGCTCAGGGTAGGCATTCACAGACTGTGGAGACACTGCTCAAGCATGGAGCACACATCAACTTGCAGAGTCTCAAGTTCCAAGGAGGCCAGAGCTCTGCTGCCACACTGCTCCGACGCAGCAAGACCTAG